The following are from one region of the Streptomyces rubrogriseus genome:
- a CDS encoding alpha/beta hydrolase, with translation MAEAREHTLTGTRGRIAVREWPAVRPRYVALLVHGYGEHTGRYEEVAGVLTGHGAAVYAPDHAGHGRSDGERVVVEDFEDVVTDVHAVADLTRAAHPGLPVVMVGHSMGGLIASRYAQRHPGELTALVLSGPVIGDWELPRRLLALEEIPDTPISPASLSRDPAVGAAYAADPLVWHGPMKRPTLRAFVRTLETVAAGGDVGRLPLLWVHGDDDRLVPLPGSRVGVEPLSGGDLTVRIYPGARHEVFNETNRAEVFADVTRFLDGVLAR, from the coding sequence ATGGCCGAGGCCCGCGAGCACACGCTGACCGGAACGCGGGGACGGATCGCCGTCCGCGAGTGGCCCGCCGTGCGTCCCCGCTACGTGGCGCTGCTGGTCCACGGATACGGCGAGCACACCGGGCGCTACGAGGAGGTGGCCGGCGTGCTGACCGGCCACGGCGCGGCCGTCTACGCGCCGGACCACGCCGGGCACGGACGCTCGGACGGCGAGCGGGTGGTCGTCGAGGACTTCGAGGACGTGGTCACCGACGTGCACGCCGTGGCGGACCTCACCCGCGCCGCCCACCCCGGCCTGCCGGTCGTCATGGTCGGCCACTCCATGGGCGGCCTGATCGCCTCCCGCTACGCCCAGCGTCACCCGGGCGAGCTGACGGCGCTGGTGCTGTCGGGACCCGTCATCGGCGACTGGGAGCTGCCGCGCCGGCTGCTCGCCCTGGAGGAGATCCCCGACACCCCGATCAGCCCGGCCTCGCTCTCCCGCGACCCGGCGGTGGGAGCGGCGTACGCGGCCGACCCGCTGGTCTGGCACGGGCCGATGAAGCGGCCGACGCTTCGGGCGTTCGTGCGGACGCTGGAGACCGTGGCCGCGGGCGGCGACGTCGGCCGGCTGCCGCTGCTGTGGGTGCACGGGGACGACGACCGGCTGGTGCCGCTGCCCGGCAGCCGCGTCGGCGTGGAACCGCTGAGCGGCGGCGACCTGACCGTGCGGATCTACCCGGGCGCCCGGCACGAGGTCTTCAACGAGACGAACCGGGCGGAGGTCTTCGCGGACGTCACGCGCTTCCTGGACGGCGTGCTCGCCCGCTGA
- a CDS encoding monovalent cation/H+ antiporter complex subunit F, which yields MILVAGALLLYRIWYGPSMLDRAVALDVAAALIIAGIGVKAAHDRDSFYFPVMLVLAFLGFTGSVGIARFIAVRDRPTVRPDGRQDHR from the coding sequence ATGATTCTCGTCGCCGGCGCACTGCTGTTGTACCGGATCTGGTACGGCCCCTCGATGCTGGACCGCGCCGTCGCCCTGGACGTGGCCGCGGCGCTCATCATCGCCGGCATCGGCGTCAAGGCCGCCCACGACCGCGACTCCTTCTACTTCCCCGTGATGCTGGTGCTCGCCTTCCTCGGCTTCACCGGCTCGGTGGGGATCGCCCGCTTCATCGCCGTGCGCGACCGGCCCACCGTGCGCCCGGACGGCAGGCAGGACCACCGGTGA
- a CDS encoding thiolase family protein: MRPVHFAAARRTPIGKLRGALSTVRPDDLAAAVLRGLVADVPALDPARVDDVYWGAANQAGEDNRNVARMAALLAGLPETVPGATVNRLCASGLEAVTTAARTIAAGEADIVLAGGSESMSRAPFVLPRPDEALPHRIETADTRLGWRLVNPAMKDLHGLLAMGETAEEVAERYGVPRERQDAFALRSHRLAAEARKNGHFDDEILPVERPDGVVVDTDECVREDTSLEKLGRLKPVFRAGGTVTAGNASPMNDGAAGLLLVSEEALNDLGLESLGRYVAGGSAGVHPDVMGIGPVPATRKVLARAGWSIGDLAEAEFNEAFAAQALACVDQLGIDPDLVNPTGGAIALGHPLGCSGARILTTLLHRMRRTGAGRGLATMCVGVGQGSAVLVERH; the protein is encoded by the coding sequence GTGCGTCCCGTCCACTTCGCGGCCGCCCGCCGCACCCCGATCGGCAAGCTGCGCGGCGCGCTGTCCACCGTACGGCCGGACGACCTCGCCGCCGCCGTGCTCCGCGGCCTGGTCGCCGACGTGCCCGCGCTGGACCCGGCCCGGGTCGACGACGTGTACTGGGGCGCCGCCAACCAGGCGGGCGAGGACAACCGCAACGTCGCCCGCATGGCCGCGCTGCTCGCGGGCCTGCCCGAGACCGTGCCGGGCGCCACCGTCAACCGGCTGTGCGCCTCCGGCCTCGAAGCCGTCACCACCGCCGCCCGCACCATCGCCGCGGGCGAGGCCGACATCGTCCTCGCGGGCGGTTCCGAGTCCATGAGCCGCGCCCCCTTCGTGCTGCCCCGCCCCGACGAGGCGCTGCCGCACCGCATCGAGACCGCCGACACCCGGCTCGGCTGGCGCCTGGTCAACCCGGCGATGAAGGACCTGCACGGTCTGCTCGCCATGGGGGAGACGGCCGAGGAGGTCGCCGAGCGGTACGGCGTCCCGCGCGAGCGTCAGGACGCGTTCGCCCTGCGCAGCCACCGCCTGGCCGCCGAGGCCCGGAAGAACGGCCACTTCGACGACGAGATCCTCCCCGTCGAGCGCCCCGACGGCGTGGTCGTCGACACCGACGAGTGCGTCCGCGAGGACACCTCCCTGGAGAAGCTGGGCCGCCTCAAGCCCGTCTTCCGCGCCGGCGGCACGGTCACCGCGGGCAACGCCTCCCCGATGAACGACGGCGCCGCGGGCCTCCTCCTGGTCAGCGAGGAGGCGCTGAACGACCTCGGCCTGGAGTCGCTGGGCCGCTACGTCGCGGGCGGCTCGGCCGGCGTCCACCCCGACGTCATGGGCATCGGCCCGGTCCCCGCCACCCGCAAGGTGCTGGCCCGGGCGGGCTGGAGCATCGGCGACCTCGCCGAGGCCGAGTTCAACGAGGCGTTCGCCGCCCAGGCCCTCGCCTGCGTCGACCAGCTCGGCATCGACCCCGACCTGGTCAACCCCACCGGTGGCGCCATCGCGCTGGGCCACCCGCTCGGCTGCTCCGGCGCCCGCATCCTCACCACACTGCTCCACCGCATGCGTCGCACGGGCGCCGGCCGCGGGCTGGCCACGATGTGCGTGGGCGTGGGGCAGGGCAGCGCGGTCCTCGTCGAACGCCACTAG
- a CDS encoding NUDIX hydrolase family protein, with protein MTETTPGWLTSDELEMARARMPILYVEAVPVRVDDSGEVTSVGLLLRIGPDGTVSRTLVSGRVLHHERVRDALLRHLEKDLGPVALPRVPPSLQPFTVAEYFPTHGVTPYHDPRQHAVSLAYVVPVTGDCRPRQDALDLVWFDPREALSEAVRSEMPGGHGVLLKQALAHVGCVG; from the coding sequence ATGACCGAAACCACGCCGGGCTGGCTGACGAGCGACGAACTCGAAATGGCGCGCGCCCGCATGCCGATCCTGTACGTCGAGGCCGTGCCCGTACGGGTGGACGACAGCGGCGAAGTCACCAGCGTCGGCCTGCTCCTGCGCATCGGGCCCGACGGGACGGTCAGCCGGACCCTGGTCTCCGGGCGGGTGCTGCACCACGAGCGGGTCCGGGACGCCCTGCTGCGCCATCTGGAGAAGGACCTCGGCCCGGTGGCACTGCCCCGGGTGCCGCCCTCGCTCCAGCCGTTCACGGTGGCCGAGTACTTCCCGACGCACGGTGTCACGCCGTACCACGACCCCCGGCAGCACGCGGTCTCGCTCGCCTACGTCGTGCCGGTGACGGGTGACTGCCGGCCGCGCCAGGACGCGCTGGACCTGGTCTGGTTCGATCCGCGCGAGGCTCTGTCCGAGGCGGTGCGCAGCGAGATGCCGGGCGGGCACGGGGTGCTGCTGAAGCAGGCGCTGGCGCACGTGGGCTGCGTGGGCTGA
- the mnhG gene encoding monovalent cation/H(+) antiporter subunit G, which translates to MNAWAEAADLAGTVLLLLGCLQCLLGVIGMVRFPDVLSRSHAATKPQTLGMLLVLTGVALRLRHGTDVGTLALIAFFQFLTSPVASHLVARSAYRTGQTGSRGLLRDDLDPQLSDGDRREE; encoded by the coding sequence GTGAACGCCTGGGCCGAGGCCGCCGACCTGGCCGGGACCGTCCTGCTGCTCCTCGGCTGCCTGCAGTGCCTCCTCGGTGTGATCGGGATGGTCCGCTTCCCCGACGTGCTCTCCCGCAGCCACGCCGCCACCAAACCGCAGACCCTCGGGATGCTCCTCGTCCTCACCGGGGTGGCGCTGCGACTGCGCCACGGCACCGACGTGGGCACCCTCGCGCTCATCGCCTTCTTCCAGTTCCTCACCAGCCCGGTCGCCTCCCACCTGGTGGCCCGCTCCGCCTACCGCACCGGGCAGACGGGGTCGCGGGGCCTGCTCAGGGACGACCTGGACCCGCAGCTGAGCGACGGCGACCGGCGCGAGGAGTAG
- a CDS encoding Na+/H+ antiporter subunit D — translation MNALVPLPVVLPLCVTGLKLAIGPRLHRFQRFISIAVLGAVLVLSVVLMVSADRHGPLSVHLGDFAPPVGITLVADRLAGLMLTVSSAVTLLVLVYSLGQGMADRDDQAPVGVFHPAYLILVAGVSCTFLAGDLVNLYVGFEIMLVASFVLLTIGGTATRIRAGSTYVIISLFSSVLFLIAIAMTYAVAGTVNLAQLAGRLQEVPPGVRTLLEAMLLTVFAIKAAVFPLAAWLPDSYPTAPAPVTAVFAGLLTKVGVYSMLRTQTLLFPGHRLGDLLMLAALASMVVGILGAVAQTDLKRVLSFTLISHIGYMVFGIALAGGGGISGAIVYVAHHITVQTTLFLVAGLIERRDGTTELTRLGGLARTAPLLAVLFFVPAMNLAGIPPLSGFIGKLGLMRAGVADGGGWAWALVAGSAATSLLTLYVMAKVWNLAFWRDAPPGAEEEGVVLESAEDDDTGDDEEGRAPGSGETPDSGEASGSGKTPGSGEASGSGRPAESGSGLPVPAGAVVSAGFLGQSITTTKHLPWPMLVATGAAVALGLSYTVLGGPLTTFTQAAATELLARTPYIEAVLGR, via the coding sequence ATGAACGCGCTCGTTCCGCTCCCCGTCGTGCTGCCCCTGTGCGTCACCGGCCTGAAGCTGGCCATCGGGCCCCGGCTGCACCGGTTCCAGCGCTTCATCAGCATCGCCGTGCTCGGCGCGGTCCTGGTGCTCTCCGTGGTGCTCATGGTGTCCGCCGACCGCCACGGCCCGCTCAGCGTGCACCTCGGCGACTTCGCACCGCCGGTCGGCATCACCCTGGTCGCCGACCGCCTCGCGGGCCTGATGCTCACCGTCTCCAGCGCCGTCACCCTGCTCGTCCTCGTGTACTCGCTGGGACAGGGCATGGCCGACCGCGACGACCAGGCGCCGGTCGGCGTCTTCCACCCCGCCTACCTCATCCTCGTGGCGGGCGTCTCCTGCACCTTCCTCGCCGGAGACCTCGTCAACCTCTACGTCGGCTTCGAGATCATGCTCGTCGCCAGCTTCGTCCTGCTCACCATCGGCGGCACCGCTACCCGCATCCGGGCCGGATCGACGTACGTGATCATCTCGCTGTTCTCCTCCGTGCTCTTCCTGATCGCCATCGCCATGACCTACGCGGTCGCGGGCACCGTGAACCTCGCCCAGCTCGCCGGGCGGCTCCAGGAGGTGCCGCCCGGCGTACGCACGCTGCTGGAGGCGATGCTGCTGACCGTGTTCGCGATCAAGGCGGCGGTGTTCCCGCTCGCGGCCTGGCTGCCCGACTCCTATCCCACCGCACCCGCGCCGGTCACCGCGGTCTTCGCCGGGCTGCTGACCAAGGTCGGCGTGTACTCGATGCTGCGCACCCAGACCCTGCTCTTCCCCGGCCACCGCCTGGGCGACCTGCTGATGCTCGCCGCGCTCGCCTCCATGGTCGTCGGCATCCTCGGCGCCGTCGCCCAGACCGACCTGAAGCGGGTGCTGTCCTTCACGCTCATCAGCCACATCGGCTACATGGTCTTCGGCATCGCCCTCGCGGGAGGGGGCGGGATCAGCGGCGCGATCGTGTACGTGGCACACCACATCACCGTGCAGACCACCCTGTTCCTCGTCGCCGGACTCATCGAGCGGCGCGACGGCACGACGGAACTCACCCGCCTCGGCGGCCTGGCCAGGACGGCGCCACTGCTCGCCGTGCTGTTCTTCGTGCCCGCCATGAACCTCGCGGGCATCCCGCCGCTGTCCGGATTCATCGGCAAGCTCGGCCTGATGCGCGCGGGCGTCGCCGACGGCGGCGGCTGGGCCTGGGCCCTCGTCGCCGGATCCGCCGCGACCAGCCTGCTTACCCTCTACGTCATGGCGAAGGTCTGGAACCTGGCGTTCTGGCGCGACGCGCCGCCCGGGGCCGAGGAAGAGGGCGTCGTGCTGGAGTCGGCCGAGGACGACGACACGGGTGACGACGAGGAGGGCAGGGCACCCGGCTCCGGAGAGACGCCCGACTCCGGAGAAGCGTCCGGCTCCGGAAAGACGCCCGGCTCCGGAGAGGCGTCCGGCTCCGGCAGGCCGGCCGAGTCCGGGAGCGGGCTGCCGGTGCCCGCGGGCGCCGTCGTCTCCGCGGGCTTCCTCGGGCAGTCCATCACCACCACCAAGCACCTGCCCTGGCCCATGCTGGTGGCCACCGGCGCCGCCGTCGCCCTCGGCCTGTCCTACACCGTCCTCGGCGGCCCCCTCACCACCTTCACCCAGGCCGCCGCCACCGAACTCCTCGCCCGTACCCCCTACATCGAGGCGGTGCTGGGCCGGTGA
- a CDS encoding long-chain-fatty-acid--CoA ligase: MATLSVAAILAENARRRPDKEALVEGDLRLTFAEVWRRARARAGALVGLDVRPGDRVALMAPNTADFPVAYYAVAATGAVVVPVHLLLSPAEVEHVLRDSGAALLLCHPAQAETGAAAAREAGVRTITLGEEFDRLAADAEPLPSYVTRDADDPAVVFYTSGTTGVPKGAVLSHFNLVMNATVNAFDANDIRPDDVALGALPLFHAFGQTVSLNSTWRAGATLVLLPRFDAARAIELMVKEGVNTFHGVPTMFVALAAAAAGAAALPELRVCISGGASLPVAVLERFEEAFGARIYEGYGLSETSPAAAVNQPVFGARPGTIGHPLWGVDVEIARAEVEDAVELLPPGELGEVVVRGHNVFSGYLGRPEATAEALVDGWFRTGDLGTKDEDGFLRIVDRKKDVIIRGGYNVYPREVEEVLMRHPGIAQVAVIGLPDELHGEEVCAVVVRAPGTTPDAVPDAAGVTEWSKQHLGRHKYPRRVEFADELPLGPSMKVLKRELRAAYTDHRGPR; the protein is encoded by the coding sequence ATGGCAACCCTCTCCGTCGCCGCAATCCTCGCCGAGAACGCCCGGCGCCGTCCCGACAAGGAGGCGCTGGTCGAGGGCGACCTGCGGCTGACCTTCGCCGAGGTGTGGCGGCGGGCCCGCGCCCGGGCCGGTGCCCTCGTCGGCCTGGACGTCCGGCCGGGGGACCGGGTGGCGCTGATGGCACCGAACACCGCCGACTTCCCCGTCGCGTACTACGCCGTGGCCGCGACCGGCGCCGTGGTGGTGCCGGTGCACCTGCTGCTGTCCCCGGCCGAGGTCGAACACGTCCTGCGCGACAGCGGTGCCGCCCTGCTGCTGTGCCATCCGGCCCAGGCGGAGACCGGAGCGGCCGCGGCGCGGGAGGCGGGCGTACGGACGATCACGCTCGGCGAGGAGTTCGACCGGCTCGCCGCCGACGCCGAGCCCCTGCCCTCGTACGTCACCCGGGACGCCGACGACCCGGCCGTCGTCTTCTACACCAGCGGCACGACCGGAGTGCCCAAGGGCGCCGTGCTCAGCCACTTCAACCTGGTGATGAACGCGACCGTCAACGCCTTCGACGCCAACGACATCCGGCCCGACGACGTGGCACTCGGCGCGCTGCCCCTCTTCCACGCCTTCGGCCAGACCGTCTCCCTCAACTCCACCTGGCGGGCGGGCGCGACCCTCGTCCTGCTGCCGCGCTTCGACGCGGCGCGCGCGATCGAGCTGATGGTGAAGGAGGGCGTCAACACCTTCCACGGAGTGCCGACCATGTTCGTCGCCCTCGCCGCCGCGGCGGCCGGAGCCGCGGCCCTGCCGGAGCTGCGGGTGTGCATCTCCGGCGGCGCCTCGCTGCCGGTGGCCGTCCTCGAACGGTTCGAGGAGGCCTTCGGGGCGAGGATCTACGAGGGGTACGGGCTGTCGGAGACCTCTCCGGCGGCGGCCGTGAACCAGCCGGTGTTCGGCGCCAGGCCCGGCACCATCGGCCACCCGCTGTGGGGCGTCGACGTGGAGATCGCCCGCGCCGAGGTCGAGGACGCCGTGGAACTGCTGCCGCCCGGGGAACTGGGCGAGGTCGTCGTCCGCGGCCACAACGTCTTCTCCGGCTACCTCGGCCGCCCCGAGGCCACCGCTGAGGCGCTCGTCGACGGCTGGTTCCGCACCGGCGACCTGGGCACCAAGGACGAGGACGGGTTCCTGAGGATCGTCGACCGGAAGAAGGACGTCATCATCCGGGGCGGCTACAACGTCTATCCGCGGGAGGTCGAGGAGGTGCTGATGCGCCACCCCGGCATCGCCCAGGTCGCCGTCATCGGGCTCCCGGACGAACTCCACGGCGAGGAGGTCTGCGCCGTGGTCGTGCGCGCCCCCGGCACCACGCCCGACGCGGTGCCGGACGCCGCCGGGGTCACCGAGTGGTCCAAGCAGCACCTCGGGCGGCACAAGTACCCGCGCCGGGTGGAGTTCGCGGACGAGCTGCCGCTCGGGCCGAGCATGAAGGTGCTGAAGCGCGAGCTGAGGGCGGCGTACACCGACCACCGGGGACCACGCTAA
- a CDS encoding endonuclease, with protein sequence MGRDQRRTVRELVDAHGQTYAEEAGIRLKDTPQPLYRLLVLAHLLSARISASVAVAAARALSEAGLRDPRSMAGATWQQRVDALGRGGYRRYDERTATQLGEAAELLTERWGGDLRRLRDEADGDVSELRRLLQEFPGMGPTGADIFLREAQLVWPEAGPRLDRKALRGAERLDLPGDQDRLLALAGKTEPAVLAAALVRAAVDKEVAEDTLDRVG encoded by the coding sequence GTGGGCCGCGACCAACGGCGGACCGTGCGCGAACTCGTCGACGCGCACGGGCAGACGTACGCCGAAGAGGCGGGCATCCGGCTGAAGGACACCCCTCAGCCGCTGTACCGGCTGCTGGTCCTCGCGCACCTGCTCAGCGCCCGGATCAGCGCCTCCGTCGCGGTCGCCGCCGCGCGCGCCCTGAGCGAGGCGGGATTGCGCGACCCGCGCAGCATGGCCGGGGCCACCTGGCAGCAGCGGGTGGACGCGCTCGGGCGGGGCGGCTACCGGCGCTACGACGAGCGCACCGCCACCCAGCTCGGCGAGGCCGCCGAACTGCTGACCGAGCGGTGGGGCGGCGACCTTCGCCGGCTCCGCGACGAGGCGGACGGCGACGTCTCCGAGCTGCGGCGGCTGCTCCAGGAGTTCCCCGGAATGGGTCCGACCGGCGCGGACATCTTCCTGCGCGAGGCTCAGCTGGTCTGGCCGGAGGCGGGTCCCCGGCTTGACCGCAAGGCCCTCCGGGGCGCGGAGCGGCTCGATCTGCCCGGGGACCAGGACCGGCTCCTCGCCCTGGCCGGGAAGACGGAACCGGCCGTCCTGGCGGCCGCCCTGGTGCGGGCGGCGGTGGACAAGGAGGTGGCCGAGGACACCCTCGACCGCGTCGGCTGA
- a CDS encoding Na+/H+ antiporter subunit E, producing the protein MSNLFRDRSPYSWSFRVGRGRRVLDLPLVGWLTVIWILLWGTPSWANLVNGVLVAVCLCLAFPLPAVDIGLRLHPLGVLRLAAYLLFDMFSSSVEVTRQIFAKGPYHAAVVAVPLRVRSDLMLTATAVAVSNVPGGSVIEVRRSTATLFLHVLDAGNPGEIEGAQRQVWRMEELVARAFGTAEDIADAARPVPEGDLPT; encoded by the coding sequence GTGAGCAACCTCTTCCGCGACCGTTCCCCCTACAGCTGGTCCTTCCGGGTCGGCCGCGGCCGGCGCGTGCTCGACCTGCCGCTCGTGGGCTGGCTCACCGTCATCTGGATCCTGCTGTGGGGCACCCCGTCCTGGGCCAACCTCGTCAACGGCGTCCTCGTCGCGGTCTGCCTGTGCCTGGCCTTCCCGCTGCCCGCCGTGGACATCGGCCTCCGGCTGCACCCCCTGGGCGTGCTGCGCCTCGCGGCCTACCTGCTGTTCGACATGTTCTCCTCCAGCGTCGAGGTCACCCGGCAGATCTTCGCCAAGGGCCCCTACCACGCCGCGGTCGTCGCCGTCCCGCTGCGAGTGCGCAGCGACCTCATGCTCACGGCCACCGCCGTCGCCGTCTCCAACGTCCCCGGCGGCTCCGTCATCGAGGTGCGCCGGTCGACGGCAACCCTGTTCCTGCACGTCCTCGACGCGGGCAACCCCGGCGAGATCGAGGGCGCCCAGCGGCAGGTGTGGCGCATGGAGGAACTCGTCGCCCGCGCCTTCGGCACCGCCGAGGACATCGCCGACGCCGCCCGCCCCGTACCGGAAGGTGACCTCCCGACGTGA
- a CDS encoding Na(+)/H(+) antiporter subunit C, with protein MTVSLSLLVAAAVLNAVGATLLLTRSLTRILLGAVVLGNGVNLLVLAATGSAGEAPLLYPHIIRNRVTDPLPQAIALTAIVITLATTAFLLAMAYRSHQVTGSDEISDDTEDRLVALRAEFLDRRGELRDRYREARAGDGGADAEQRARYRAARRRLRRRVREERAYQARANDVSGNLWNDILGADPEDYREGRELGSTDAAGRPGPAPARVAGPSNDPEETGREPDSLPGEDSCHPRPDQPDQPDDPGGAGTEGTR; from the coding sequence ATGACCGTGAGCCTGTCCCTGCTGGTGGCCGCCGCCGTCCTCAACGCCGTCGGCGCCACCCTGCTGCTGACCCGCTCCCTGACCCGGATCCTGCTCGGCGCCGTAGTCCTCGGCAACGGCGTCAACCTGCTGGTCCTGGCCGCCACCGGCAGCGCGGGCGAGGCGCCCCTGCTCTACCCGCACATCATCCGCAACCGCGTCACCGACCCGCTGCCCCAGGCCATCGCCCTGACCGCGATCGTCATCACCCTCGCCACCACCGCCTTCCTGCTCGCCATGGCCTACCGCAGCCACCAGGTCACCGGCTCCGACGAGATCAGCGACGACACCGAGGACCGGCTGGTCGCCCTGCGCGCCGAGTTCCTCGACCGGCGCGGCGAACTCCGCGACCGCTACCGCGAGGCCCGCGCCGGGGACGGCGGCGCCGACGCCGAGCAGCGGGCCCGCTACCGCGCCGCCCGTAGACGGCTGCGCCGGCGGGTCCGCGAGGAACGCGCCTACCAGGCCCGCGCCAACGACGTCTCCGGGAACCTCTGGAACGACATCCTCGGCGCCGACCCCGAGGACTACCGGGAGGGCCGCGAGCTGGGCTCCACCGATGCCGCGGGCCGCCCCGGGCCGGCCCCCGCACGGGTCGCCGGGCCCTCCAACGACCCCGAGGAGACCGGCCGCGAGCCCGACTCGCTCCCCGGCGAGGACTCCTGCCACCCGCGGCCCGACCAGCCCGACCAGCCCGACGACCCGGGTGGCGCCGGCACGGAAGGAACCAGATGA
- a CDS encoding WhiB family transcriptional regulator, with translation MEWLRRAACVDEDPDLFFPVGTAGPALRDTAAAKRVCARCPVTPECLAFALESGQTSGVWGGTDEAERVALLRLTTQYARTHVRTTK, from the coding sequence ATGGAGTGGTTGCGCCGCGCCGCCTGCGTGGATGAGGACCCCGATCTGTTCTTCCCGGTGGGCACCGCCGGACCCGCCCTGCGGGACACGGCGGCCGCCAAACGCGTCTGCGCCAGATGCCCGGTGACCCCCGAGTGCCTGGCCTTCGCCCTGGAATCGGGGCAGACGTCGGGCGTGTGGGGCGGCACCGACGAGGCGGAGCGCGTCGCGCTGCTCCGGCTGACCACGCAGTACGCACGTACGCACGTACGCACGACGAAATGA
- a CDS encoding amidohydrolase family protein: protein MAAGPVAERLAALELVDHHCHGAVTDDLDRAGFEALLTEGEAWPGVSPFDSPVGLAVRRHCAPLLGLPRHCPAGVYLARRSELGAAEVNRRFLRAARTGAFCVDTGYAPHRVTAPAELAEAAGAKAYDVVRLEGVAEAVVADGVEPDAYARAFRTAAWEAVRRPGVVAVKSVAAYRTGFDLDPARPSPAEVTEAARRWLARGGGRLDDPVLVRHLLWTAVDLGRPLQLHTGFGDGDIRLHRADPTLLTDWLHLTAGTIPVLLLHCWPYQRQAAYLCAVFERVYLDVGLTLHHVGPARAGAVLAEALEITPFRKLLHSSDAYGLAEFHHLGALAFRQGLAGLLQERLDADELSLPDALRLARWVGRDNARRVYRLPGGPADDG from the coding sequence ATGGCCGCCGGACCGGTGGCCGAGCGGCTTGCCGCGCTGGAGCTGGTGGACCACCACTGCCACGGTGCCGTCACCGACGACCTGGACCGTGCTGGTTTCGAGGCCCTGCTCACGGAGGGCGAGGCGTGGCCCGGCGTCTCCCCCTTCGACAGCCCCGTCGGCCTCGCCGTGCGCCGCCACTGTGCGCCCCTGCTGGGTCTGCCGCGCCACTGTCCCGCCGGGGTGTACCTGGCCCGGCGGTCCGAGCTGGGCGCCGCCGAGGTCAACCGGCGGTTCCTGCGGGCCGCGCGCACCGGCGCGTTCTGCGTGGACACGGGGTACGCCCCGCACCGCGTGACCGCACCGGCCGAGCTGGCCGAGGCCGCCGGCGCGAAGGCGTACGACGTGGTCCGGCTGGAGGGCGTCGCGGAGGCCGTGGTGGCCGACGGTGTCGAACCGGACGCGTACGCACGCGCGTTCCGCACGGCCGCGTGGGAGGCGGTACGGCGGCCGGGTGTGGTGGCCGTCAAGTCGGTGGCGGCCTACCGCACCGGGTTCGATCTGGACCCGGCCCGCCCCTCGCCCGCCGAGGTGACCGAGGCCGCCCGGCGCTGGCTGGCGCGCGGCGGCGGCCGGCTCGACGACCCGGTGCTCGTGCGGCACCTGCTGTGGACCGCCGTGGACCTCGGCCGGCCGCTGCAACTGCACACCGGGTTCGGCGACGGCGACATCCGCCTGCACCGGGCGGACCCCACCCTGCTGACCGACTGGCTGCACCTGACCGCCGGCACCATCCCGGTCCTGCTGCTGCACTGCTGGCCGTACCAGCGCCAGGCCGCCTATCTCTGTGCGGTCTTCGAGCGGGTGTACCTCGACGTGGGGCTCACCCTGCACCACGTCGGCCCCGCGCGGGCGGGCGCGGTCCTCGCGGAGGCACTGGAGATCACCCCGTTCCGCAAGCTGCTCCACAGCTCCGACGCCTACGGACTGGCCGAGTTCCACCACCTGGGGGCGCTGGCCTTCCGGCAGGGACTGGCCGGTCTGCTTCAGGAGCGGCTGGACGCCGACGAGCTGTCCCTCCCGGACGCGCTGCGCCTGGCCCGCTGGGTCGGACGGGACAATGCCCGGCGGGTCTACCGGCTGCCCGGTGGCCCGGCGGACGACGGCTGA
- a CDS encoding DUF3140 domain-containing protein has translation MADALELDALWEDFHRVVNMTSAELADWLRVRDSGELTEPLPDDAGPPLGQHVLAILQKRRTDLTGDDLRAMRKVVDTVTSQTDLENEPAAEDTRLRHRLMTVGHDPLKP, from the coding sequence ATGGCCGACGCCCTCGAACTCGACGCGCTGTGGGAGGACTTCCACCGCGTGGTGAACATGACCTCCGCGGAACTCGCGGACTGGCTCCGGGTGCGCGACTCCGGCGAGCTGACCGAGCCGCTGCCGGACGACGCCGGGCCACCGCTGGGACAGCACGTCCTCGCGATCCTGCAGAAGCGGCGCACCGACCTGACCGGGGACGACCTGCGCGCCATGCGCAAGGTCGTGGACACCGTGACCTCGCAGACCGACCTGGAGAACGAGCCCGCGGCCGAGGACACCCGCCTTCGGCACCGGCTCATGACGGTCGGTCACGACCCGCTGAAGCCGTAG